ttatAAAAACACCAGTACAAAGTTATCGCAATTATTTCCACATATGCATCTTTAACGTGCAGAAATACATTAACAAAGTAAGCACGAGGCAACACAAATTGAAGAATGATTAGAATATTTGCGCATAAATCGCCTTTCAATTGTATTTGTGCATGCTGACTGAGCAGTGCAGGTTTCATCCACCCTCCTGACAACTACATCAGGCCTAATTTAAGCTGGTAagtttttatgtaataaatagCACAGAGAGTCCCCTTAATTTTAGAAATTATAATTTGCCTTAAAAGAGCCCAGTCGCCAATCTTCAATAGCTGAAATATCACAGTGGTTCGTGCACAGGTTAACGTAACGCTGACCTTATATTTGTCATTGCATTCGTCATGAACTGCAGCTTCGCCTGTTTCTGCTACATATCATGTATGATGCATCGTTGCATCAGTGGGTCCACAGCTGCGGTGTGTTTCTTTCCTTGCAGATCCATGTGATGGAGTGATGGACATGCTAAAGATAGAGCAAGTCATTGTTGGGAGTGAGGTGAGGTCCACCTCAGCAGAGATCAAATCTGAGCCCGTGGGTAGCCCTCTGGAGTCCTGTAAGATAATATTTATGTGCATAATTCATACATGATGTGGTGCCAGTGATTTAATTCAAACTGCTATTGCCCGTCATTTTACAACAGTTCCAGTACACAGGCTTTGATGCCCTTTAGATGTGCAATCTGCAGCTACTAATGGTTTAACTAATAATCAGACAACTTATTGTGATACAGATCAGCATGAGAGTCTCCAGTGTTTTCAGTGCTTCATCACATTCTGCAACTCCAAAGCCAAAGAGAGACACATGAGGAAAAGTCATCGGGACCAgtacaaacagcagctgcagcaggtaggggaaaaacaagaaaacacagcttAATGAATGTGTTCAATTATTGCACAAgcaacaaaatataatttttagcCATCTGTATATGTAGTTAGAGAAATATGGGAACATGCTCAGTACAATTTTCCTATTTTGTCCATCAGTCTGTTTCAATTTCTATATGTGggaatgaaagaaataaagtatTTCTTGTGTATTGCTGTTACAACTAAACAAGACTAAAGTATTAGACTCTAGTATGGTTAGAATCAATCTTTCTGGATTAAATGGTGATTTAATATgttatgaaaatgaataaagtaaGATAAACATGTCTTCTCATGTTGCAGGCTAATATAGTCTTCACTTGCTACAAATGTGACAAgtgcttctcctcctctgatgaACTCAGCCGGCACCAGGCCACccacagcacagaggagaagTCTTTTCGCTGCTTATACTGTCGGAAAGGCTTCTTCACCTTTACTGAGGTGAGGGTACAGCAGGCTATATGTATgcctgttttttatgttgtgttgttcttggaaaattataaaataatttattgtcTTTGATGAGTTTAATGAGGTTAATATCTtgcagttaaacaaacacagacgacATGAGTGCATAGAACGACGGTGTCCCTGCAAGGACTGTGGCGCATTGTTCCCCAGTCCTTCACGACTTCGAAGTCATCGCATCGCAGTGCATCCCCAGAGCCCAGTAGTGGCTGATGACATTAACACTTACCAGTGTTGCAAATGTGGGTGTGGCTTCCAGACAGAGGAAGAGCTCCTGCAACACCAAGAGAGATTTGCCagtaataaaaactgtaacGTTAAGCCACAGGGCAAAAAACGGGGCCGTAAACCCAAGGACACTGCTCAAAGAATGGTTGACAGCAAGAAGATTaagaaggaaaaggaggcaACAGGCTGCGAAGGGTATAATGACTCTCTAATAGAGGGATGCTCCTCAGATGAGCTGCAGCCGCAGCTCAAGATCCCTTGTCCTGAAGCAGATTGTGACCTCATATTCCCTACTGTTGCAGCCCTGAGGGCACACAAGAAGAACCAACATGGGCCTCCTCCTCACAAGACTCATGCATGCACAAAGTGTAATGAGAGCTACGCTTGGCCTGAGCAGCTCAAAGCACACATTACCAGGGCTCACTGCTCTGCACACACCTGCTCCACCTGTGGAAAGAGCTTTACACGAGAGAGTGCCCTAAAGGCCCATTGGAACACTCACACTGAGAGACAGGAAATAGCAGAAAAAAGATAATGTATGTGGAAAAGACGCCAACTTCATCCTACATTATTCATATGAGTGATTGCATCTGTTACCATATTCTACTTAGTGTAGGAATACTTTTTATGTGAATATCTTAGGGTGAGAGTTTTCGAAGCTACATtatgcaacacattttaattataaagATTTAGACATTCTACacttgtaaataaaactgtacatcTGTATATAGTTATGTTTTATGTCCACTTTAAGCTCAATGCCTTTTTTGCTGACCTTGTTAATGCTGTTTGacctgaaatgttttataattattgtaaaatatctCACTAATGCTGCCTCAAATGTGGgaatgttttgtatttaactgtacttttttattttcaagaaaAGGTGACAATTACGTGGAAAATTTAAATCCTAAATATAATAAAGTCTCTATAAAAAAACTCTTTGTTGATACAAAAGATTCCTTTTGCTAGATTTATTcgtgattttttatttattgaaaataGTAATTACTACTGATTTCTTTCAGGTGAAAGTAACTAAATGCATTGAAgtactgtataaatacagtatgttaaactTTGAGGCAATACTACACTTTATATATTACAACATATTTCATTGCATGAGTGAAATATGGTGTCAGACATattcataatgaaaacaattGTTGGTTGCtattttacagacattttatgatggaaaaaataaaagaaaatgaaagcaatTTGTGACAGGAACATGTGACCTAGAAATGCAGGGGGAAATGGAGAAAATAGGgaaatattttctgttctggTCACCTGGGTAAGTTTACAGTGAGAAATCAAATTGAGTGTAGGGGGGAACtgctgttcttttatttttagttgcTAGTTACTTTTAGATAAAacctttataaaaaaatataataaactaatattattattaaaaatggcTGAAATCTGATCAGTGCAATGTTTGTCCCATACCAAGCTGCTAAGTTAACCGAGATCTTTGACCAGtgtcttttttatgtattactATAGATTTGCACATTTATATTTCCAGCGGCATCAAATTCTACATTGTTTTCTTTAGGGTAGCTTGTAGGCTTCTTTTCTTAAGATTTTAAAGCAAGGCGAAATGGTGCTTCCACGTATAGTGCAGTAAAGCGGGTATTTACTTGAGTATCGAGTCGCTGTCATCcctgaataaaataataaatacgtaataaataaatgcaagcAAGCGGAGTTCTTCAAGCGAAATCGAACCCAGTGTGTCGAAGTAGGGGCGTCATTTTCCGGCGAAGTTCGCCCTCCCATGATGCAGCGGGGGCTGCTCTCTATCTCGCGCCTTTGCCTCGGAGCGGTCCATCTTGCCTCTCATATCGCTGCAGTCTCCCTCCGCCTGCGCGCCGTCTGTGTTGTTG
Above is a genomic segment from Anabas testudineus chromosome 11, fAnaTes1.2, whole genome shotgun sequence containing:
- the LOC113154927 gene encoding zinc finger protein 33B-like, coding for MDMLKIEQVIVGSEVRSTSAEIKSEPVGSPLESYQHESLQCFQCFITFCNSKAKERHMRKSHRDQYKQQLQQANIVFTCYKCDKCFSSSDELSRHQATHSTEEKSFRCLYCRKGFFTFTELNKHRRHECIERRCPCKDCGALFPSPSRLRSHRIAVHPQSPVVADDINTYQCCKCGCGFQTEEELLQHQERFASNKNCNVKPQGKKRGRKPKDTAQRMVDSKKIKKEKEATGCEGYNDSLIEGCSSDELQPQLKIPCPEADCDLIFPTVAALRAHKKNQHGPPPHKTHACTKCNESYAWPEQLKAHITRAHCSAHTCSTCGKSFTRESALKAHWNTHTERQEIAEKR